One window of Candidatus Nitrospira kreftii genomic DNA carries:
- a CDS encoding putative NADH-quinone oxidoreductase, subunit L encodes MSAIVLVPLLPLVAAMIVIGGNDSTRHYRAKIAAWPIGLAFCSALVTLYVVATEGPIAFRLYDPEQSMVFTVPIGLYVDRLSAVMMVLISGIGTIIYTYSIEYMDQDLHQRRYLALIGVTVFVLLCLVSSANLLMLFILWQLLSYLLYILVHNHGHRDTLESAFRTFTLLRVGDIAFLGGIALAYSLYGTLEFPDLFAVAAQSTSTVSPFSGVEFDGSTAVTLLLLIGGMSKSAQFPFHVWLPRYLYAPTPVTALLHAGIINAAGFLINRMAPLFGMSSTTLHAAFVIGTLTALLGATMMLVQNDIKNMLGFSTIGQMGYMVMECGLGAFSLAVFHLIAHGLFKATVFLNCGNVIHKARQDPSLPHLGHQTEDIRYSPLTWTTGFITTLLIPLLILLATHGVLQIPLLESQGTVIFLFFIWITSSQAILTLTRLRAVASWKVSAAMLVTLLFIVFVYLFAVETFTAFLYPNPEEVASYFKTAELPTWLFDLMLVVSTQLTIAGWIYLYMRAHGRTIWSPPWIDDLRIRLYVLVLNRFYVDPVLHRASRALSSAIQRLDKYAQEQAL; translated from the coding sequence ATGTCGGCGATCGTGCTTGTCCCATTGCTCCCACTCGTGGCTGCGATGATTGTCATCGGCGGGAACGATTCGACCCGCCATTATCGAGCCAAGATTGCCGCTTGGCCGATCGGCCTCGCATTTTGTAGTGCCCTTGTCACGCTCTATGTCGTGGCCACAGAAGGTCCGATCGCGTTTCGATTGTACGATCCGGAACAATCCATGGTGTTCACCGTACCGATCGGCCTGTATGTGGACCGATTGAGCGCAGTCATGATGGTGTTAATCTCCGGGATCGGCACGATCATTTACACCTACTCCATCGAGTATATGGACCAAGATTTACACCAGCGACGCTATCTTGCCCTCATTGGAGTCACTGTTTTTGTCCTGCTCTGCCTCGTATCCAGCGCGAATCTGCTGATGTTGTTCATCTTATGGCAGTTGCTCAGTTATCTGCTCTATATCCTCGTTCACAATCATGGCCACCGAGATACGCTCGAGAGTGCGTTTCGCACATTTACCCTCCTGCGGGTTGGCGATATTGCCTTCCTTGGAGGGATTGCCCTGGCCTATTCGCTCTATGGGACGCTGGAATTTCCTGATCTGTTTGCCGTCGCCGCGCAATCCACTTCGACCGTCTCTCCGTTCTCTGGTGTGGAATTTGACGGCTCCACGGCCGTTACGCTATTGCTGTTGATCGGAGGGATGAGCAAATCAGCCCAATTCCCGTTCCACGTCTGGCTTCCCCGCTATTTGTATGCTCCCACACCTGTAACCGCCCTGTTGCATGCAGGTATCATCAATGCCGCTGGATTTCTTATCAACCGCATGGCCCCCCTTTTCGGGATGAGTTCGACTACTCTCCACGCCGCCTTCGTCATCGGAACGTTGACAGCACTTCTCGGGGCAACCATGATGCTGGTGCAAAACGACATCAAGAACATGCTTGGATTTTCCACGATCGGTCAAATGGGCTACATGGTCATGGAATGTGGCTTGGGAGCGTTTTCTCTTGCCGTGTTCCATCTGATCGCGCATGGACTCTTCAAGGCCACTGTGTTCTTGAACTGCGGGAATGTTATTCATAAAGCCAGACAGGATCCATCGCTTCCCCATCTCGGGCATCAAACTGAGGACATACGTTATTCCCCACTCACCTGGACCACCGGGTTCATCACGACTCTGCTGATCCCTCTGCTCATTCTACTGGCGACTCACGGCGTGTTGCAGATTCCGCTGTTGGAATCCCAGGGAACCGTCATCTTTCTCTTCTTTATCTGGATTACGTCCTCGCAAGCGATTCTCACCCTGACTCGACTGCGGGCAGTGGCGTCATGGAAGGTGTCGGCTGCGATGTTAGTCACACTTTTGTTCATCGTGTTTGTCTATCTGTTTGCCGTCGAAACCTTCACGGCATTCCTATACCCAAACCCTGAAGAAGTCGCATCGTACTTTAAGACCGCGGAGCTGCCGACCTGGCTCTTCGATCTCATGCTTGTCGTGTCGACGCAGCTGACGATTGCCGGCTGGATCTACCTCTACATGCGGGCTCATGGTCGAACAATATGGAGCCCGCCATGGATCGACGATCTCCGTATTCGCCTTTACGTTTTGGTTCTGAATCGGTTTTATGTGGATCCGGTCTTGCATCGTGCCAGTCGCGCGCTATCGTCCGCAATCCAACGCCTGGATAAGTACGCACAAGAACAGGCGCTATGA
- a CDS encoding Na(+)/H(+) antiporter NhaD encodes MNSSSFLRIFQVSLASAFVLFGLPSLTFAEAASHASIDLTTSAVGYFALCVFVLAYALVMSEEFTHLKKSKPVILAAGIIWGAISLASPDSQAEFVEQAFRHNLMEYAELMLFLLVAMTYINALDERLVFEAIRAWLVRKGFSYRQLFWITGCLAFCISPVADNLTTALLMCAVVMAVGAHSPQFVNLSCVNIVVAANAGGAFSPFGDITTLMVWQKGILEFFDFFQLFIPSAVNFLVPAAIMHYVIPRKSPPPSSETVHMKIGAKRIIGLFFLTICTAVSFHNFLHLPPVLGMMTGFAYLGLFGHYLSRKRHHSSVYNKGVIGDVVPFDVFQKVARAEWDTLLFFYGVVLCVGGLGHLGYMALASHVLYLQWGPTFANVSIGILSAIVDNIPIMFAVLTMNPDISEGQWLLVTMTAGVGGSLLSIGSAAGVALMGQAKGKYTFFSHLKWTPAIALGYAASILVHMWINARTF; translated from the coding sequence TTGCGCTGTGCGTCTTTGTCCTCGCCTATGCGCTGGTCATGTCGGAGGAGTTTACGCACCTCAAGAAATCCAAACCCGTTATTTTGGCTGCCGGCATCATCTGGGGCGCCATAAGCCTGGCTTCTCCCGACAGTCAGGCCGAATTCGTTGAACAAGCCTTCCGTCACAATCTGATGGAATATGCGGAACTGATGCTGTTTTTGCTGGTCGCCATGACTTACATCAACGCCCTCGATGAACGACTCGTGTTCGAAGCGATCCGCGCGTGGCTGGTTCGTAAAGGGTTCAGTTACCGGCAACTCTTCTGGATCACTGGGTGTCTGGCGTTTTGTATTTCGCCGGTCGCTGACAATCTCACCACCGCCCTCTTGATGTGTGCCGTGGTCATGGCTGTGGGTGCTCACAGTCCGCAGTTTGTCAATTTATCGTGTGTCAATATCGTGGTGGCGGCCAATGCGGGTGGAGCGTTCAGCCCTTTCGGCGATATCACGACCCTGATGGTGTGGCAAAAGGGCATCCTTGAATTCTTTGACTTTTTTCAGCTGTTTATCCCCTCAGCCGTGAACTTCCTTGTGCCTGCCGCGATCATGCATTATGTCATCCCTCGAAAGTCACCACCGCCGTCCTCTGAAACGGTACACATGAAGATCGGAGCTAAACGCATTATTGGGTTGTTTTTTCTGACCATTTGCACGGCGGTCAGCTTTCACAATTTCCTGCATCTTCCTCCGGTCTTGGGGATGATGACCGGGTTTGCATATCTTGGGTTGTTCGGACATTACCTGAGCCGGAAACGCCACCATTCTTCGGTCTACAATAAAGGAGTGATCGGAGATGTTGTCCCATTTGACGTGTTTCAAAAGGTTGCCCGAGCTGAATGGGACACGCTGTTGTTTTTCTACGGCGTCGTCCTATGCGTCGGCGGGCTCGGCCATCTCGGCTATATGGCCTTGGCCTCCCACGTGCTCTACTTACAGTGGGGTCCGACCTTCGCCAACGTGTCGATTGGAATCTTATCGGCGATCGTCGACAACATCCCGATCATGTTCGCAGTGTTGACCATGAACCCAGACATTTCCGAAGGCCAATGGTTGCTCGTAACGATGACCGCAGGAGTCGGGGGAAGTCTCCTCTCAATTGGCTCTGCGGCTGGTGTGGCGCTGATGGGGCAGGCGAAAGGAAAATATACGTTTTTCAGTCATCTCAAATGGACTCCGGCGATTGCACTTGGGTATGCTGCGAGTATTCTTGTGCATATGTGGATCAATGCGCGCACGTTCTGA